A window of Diospyros lotus cultivar Yz01 chromosome 14, ASM1463336v1, whole genome shotgun sequence contains these coding sequences:
- the LOC127790382 gene encoding protein LURP-one-related 5-like: protein MKPAVLVDDAFIFQEETHLTALKTSLFFAGDGFTVYDSKGQLVFRVDSYGPDGRDKSELVLMDASGRCLLTVRRKRPSLHQRWEGFLGERVEGQKPMFSVRRSSIIGRSSVTVEVYGGGEEYQIEGSFGQRCCTITEVATKQQVAEIRRKVDASSNVVLGKDVFSLCVKPGFDAAFAMGLVLVLDQINGDYEDDDLVVDDSSGTEVLGPHAGDPISNMPS from the exons ATGAAGCCCGCCGTGTTGGTCGACGATGCCTTCATCTTCCAGGAGGAGACCCATCTCACCGCCCTCAAGACCTCTCTCTTCTTCGCCGGCGACGGCTTCACCGTCTACGACTCCAAAGGCCAGCTCGTCTTCCGTGTCGACTCCTACGGCCCCGACGGCCGCGACAAGTCAGAGCTCGTCCTCATGGACGCCTCCGGCCGCTGCCTCCTCACCGTCCGCCGCAAG AGGCCGAGTCTGCATCAACGGTGGGAGGGTTTTTTAGGGGAGAGAGTGGAGGGCCAGAAGCCCATGTTCAGCGTGAGGAGATCGTCGATCATCGGACGGTCGAGCGTGACGGTCGAGGTGTACGGCGGGGGGGAGGAGTACCAGATCGAAGGGTCGTTCGGGCAGAGATGCTGCACGATCACGGAGGTGGCGACGAAGCAACAGGTGGCGGAGATCAGACGCAAAGTGGATGCGTCGTCGAATGTGGTGCTTGGGAAGGACGTCTTCTCGCTGTGTGTAAAACCGGGCTTCGATGCCGCCTTCGCCATGGGCTTGGTGCTGGTGCTTGATCAGATCAACGGTGACTATGAAGATGATGACCTCGTTGTCGATGATTCTTCTGGGACCGAGGTGTTGGGCCCCCATGCTGGCGATCCTATTTCAAACATGCCCTCCTAA
- the LOC127790251 gene encoding methyl-CpG-binding domain-containing protein 11-like isoform X1, translating to MSKMASTVDKEVQDGHNSDVVSIELTAPPGWKKLFTPKKGGTPRQKNEIVFVAPTGEEINNRKQLEQYLKSHSGNPAVSEFDWGTGETPRRSARISGKAKATPPSESDPPRKRGRKSSASKDNKETDTAIEETDCKKEVEMQDVVVMENIAGGEKGEGGPKESQVESGDNPEAKMDEAGPEKFLVKDVEIQNNVQETKNVEIDVGTEKGEDGSKEDQAEIGDNQDAKMDEAVPAKSVGKEVEVQNDANETKNVELDTVVDKEQTDETADTEVTGKVPENDVDGNLRIEKHNNMDAKLKLNGNDATDEEQNKLKNIPAETQNGAEHGKPGDLEPSSGRDVEEKLGLQENNDKANVQLENAMVSQQPGQADASKQQHLTPSPVSC from the exons AT GTCAAAGATGGCAAGTACTGTGGATAAGGAGGTTCAAGATGGCCACAACAGCGACGTCGTTTCTATCGAGCTAACAGCCCCTCCTGGTTGGAAGAaattg TTCACACCCAAAAAAGGAGGCACACCAAGGCAGAAGAACGAGATAGTATTTGTTGCTCCAACGGGGGAGGAAATCAACAACAGAAAACAGTTGGAGCAGTACCTAAAATCACATTCAGGTAATCCTGCCGTGTCTGAGTTTGACTGGGGTACTGGTGAGACGCCAAGAAGATCAGCAAGGATAAGTGGAAAGGCTAAGGCAACGCCTCCTTCTGAAAGTGACCCACCAAGGAAACGAGGCCGCAAGTCATCAGCTTCTAAGGACAACAAGGAGACAGATACAGCCATCGAGGAAACTGATTGTAAGAAAGAGGTTGAAATGCAGGATGTGGTTGTCATGGAGAATATTGCTGGAGGTGAGAAGGGAGAAGGTGGTCCCAAGGAAAGTCAGGTTGAGAGCGGAGATAATCCAGAAGCCAAAATGGATGAAGCTGGTCCTGAGAAATTCTTGGTGAAGGATGTTGAGATTCAAAACAATGTACAAGAGACCAAGAATGTTGAAATAGATGTTGGAACTGAAAAAGGAGAAGATGGTTCCAAGGAAGATCAGGCTGAGATAGGAGATAACCAAGATGCAAAAATGGATGAAGCTGTTCCAGCAAAATCTGTGGGGAAGGAAGTTGAGGTTCAAAATGATGCCAATGAGACCAAGAACGTTGAATTAGATACAGTGGTAGACAAGGAACAAACCGATGAAACTGCAGATACTGAAGTGACAGGAAAAGTGCCTGAGAATGATGTGGACGGTAATCTGCGGATAGAGAAACACAACAATATGGATGCAAAGCTAAAGTTAAATGGTAATGATGCAACTGATGAGGAACAGAACAAGCTTAAAAACATACCTGCAGAGACACAGAATGGAGCAGAGCATGGGAAGCCCGGCGATCTTGAGCCTTCATCAGGACGAGATGTCGAAGAGAAGCTGGGCTTGCAGGAGAACAATGACAAAGCTAATGTGCAGTTGGAGAATGCCATGGTTAGCCAGCAGCCTGGGCAAGCGGATGCCTCAAAGCAGCAGCATCTAACCCCTTCACCAGTAAGCTGCTAA
- the LOC127790251 gene encoding methyl-CpG-binding domain-containing protein 11-like isoform X2 translates to MASTVDKEVQDGHNSDVVSIELTAPPGWKKLFTPKKGGTPRQKNEIVFVAPTGEEINNRKQLEQYLKSHSGNPAVSEFDWGTGETPRRSARISGKAKATPPSESDPPRKRGRKSSASKDNKETDTAIEETDCKKEVEMQDVVVMENIAGGEKGEGGPKESQVESGDNPEAKMDEAGPEKFLVKDVEIQNNVQETKNVEIDVGTEKGEDGSKEDQAEIGDNQDAKMDEAVPAKSVGKEVEVQNDANETKNVELDTVVDKEQTDETADTEVTGKVPENDVDGNLRIEKHNNMDAKLKLNGNDATDEEQNKLKNIPAETQNGAEHGKPGDLEPSSGRDVEEKLGLQENNDKANVQLENAMVSQQPGQADASKQQHLTPSPVSC, encoded by the exons ATGGCAAGTACTGTGGATAAGGAGGTTCAAGATGGCCACAACAGCGACGTCGTTTCTATCGAGCTAACAGCCCCTCCTGGTTGGAAGAaattg TTCACACCCAAAAAAGGAGGCACACCAAGGCAGAAGAACGAGATAGTATTTGTTGCTCCAACGGGGGAGGAAATCAACAACAGAAAACAGTTGGAGCAGTACCTAAAATCACATTCAGGTAATCCTGCCGTGTCTGAGTTTGACTGGGGTACTGGTGAGACGCCAAGAAGATCAGCAAGGATAAGTGGAAAGGCTAAGGCAACGCCTCCTTCTGAAAGTGACCCACCAAGGAAACGAGGCCGCAAGTCATCAGCTTCTAAGGACAACAAGGAGACAGATACAGCCATCGAGGAAACTGATTGTAAGAAAGAGGTTGAAATGCAGGATGTGGTTGTCATGGAGAATATTGCTGGAGGTGAGAAGGGAGAAGGTGGTCCCAAGGAAAGTCAGGTTGAGAGCGGAGATAATCCAGAAGCCAAAATGGATGAAGCTGGTCCTGAGAAATTCTTGGTGAAGGATGTTGAGATTCAAAACAATGTACAAGAGACCAAGAATGTTGAAATAGATGTTGGAACTGAAAAAGGAGAAGATGGTTCCAAGGAAGATCAGGCTGAGATAGGAGATAACCAAGATGCAAAAATGGATGAAGCTGTTCCAGCAAAATCTGTGGGGAAGGAAGTTGAGGTTCAAAATGATGCCAATGAGACCAAGAACGTTGAATTAGATACAGTGGTAGACAAGGAACAAACCGATGAAACTGCAGATACTGAAGTGACAGGAAAAGTGCCTGAGAATGATGTGGACGGTAATCTGCGGATAGAGAAACACAACAATATGGATGCAAAGCTAAAGTTAAATGGTAATGATGCAACTGATGAGGAACAGAACAAGCTTAAAAACATACCTGCAGAGACACAGAATGGAGCAGAGCATGGGAAGCCCGGCGATCTTGAGCCTTCATCAGGACGAGATGTCGAAGAGAAGCTGGGCTTGCAGGAGAACAATGACAAAGCTAATGTGCAGTTGGAGAATGCCATGGTTAGCCAGCAGCCTGGGCAAGCGGATGCCTCAAAGCAGCAGCATCTAACCCCTTCACCAGTAAGCTGCTAA